CGGCGCTGCACATTTTGCAGGCGTCGCCGATGTCGCGGATCAGGCGGCCCTCAGCGCCGCGATTGCGCAAGCTGCCAGTCGCCAGCCGATCGATATCCTGATTGCCAACGCCGGCAGCGCCGAATCCGCGCCGTTCGGAAAGTCCGATGCGGCGCTGTTTCGGCGGATGATGGACGTCAATTTCATGGGCGTGGTTCACACCGTTCAGGCCGCGTTGCCTTCGATGAAGGGCCGCAGCTATGGCCGCATCGTCGCCGTTGCCTCGACCGCCGGTCTGAAGGGATACGCCTATGTCAGCGCCTACAGCGCGGCAAAACACGCGGTGGTCGGGCTGGTGCGCTCGCTGGCGCTGGAACTGGCCAACACCGGCGTGACCGTCAATGCGGTGTGCCCCGGCTTCACCGACACCGATCTCGTCGCCGGCAGCATCGACAACATCATGAAGAAGACCGGCCGCAGCCGCGAGCAGGCAATCGCCGAACTGGCCAGGCACAATCC
The genomic region above belongs to Bradyrhizobium sediminis and contains:
- a CDS encoding SDR family NAD(P)-dependent oxidoreductase; its protein translation is MSGLPQSSHALVTGGGRGIGREIASALVRAGATVTVLGRNRAVLDEAIAAGAAHFAGVADVADQAALSAAIAQAASRQPIDILIANAGSAESAPFGKSDAALFRRMMDVNFMGVVHTVQAALPSMKGRSYGRIVAVASTAGLKGYAYVSAYSAAKHAVVGLVRSLALELANTGVTVNAVCPGFTDTDLVAGSIDNIMKKTGRSREQAIAELARHNPQGRLVTPAEVADAVVWLCGEGASAVTGQAIAVAGGEI